One Streptomyces sp. P9-A2 DNA window includes the following coding sequences:
- the thrS gene encoding threonine--tRNA ligase codes for MSDVRVVIQRDSEREERVVTTGTTAAELFAGERSVIAARVAGELKDLAHEVEDGDTVEAVEISSPDGLGILRHSTAHVMAQAVQELFPEAKLGIGPPVKDGFYYDFDVEKPFTPEDLKAVEKRMQEIQKRGQRFSRRVVTDDAAREELADEPYKLELIGLKGSASHDDGADVEVGAGELTIYDNLDAKTGELCWRDLCRGPHLPTTRNIPAFKLMRNAAAYWRGSEKNPMLQRIYGTAWPSKDELKAHLEFLAEAEKRDHRKLGSELDLFSIPEQIGSGLAVFHPKGGIIRRVMEDYSRRKHEEAGYEFVYTPHATKGKLFETSGHLDWYADGMYPPMQLDEGVDYYLKPMNCPMHNLIFDARGRSYRELPLRLFEFGTVYRYEKSGVVHGLTRARGFTQDDAHIYCTREQMADELDKTLTFVLNLLRDYGLTDFYLELSTKDETKFVGTDEAWEEATETLRQVAEKQGLPLVPDPGGAAFYGPKISVQTRDAIGRTWQMSTIQLDFNLPERFDLEYTAADGSKTRPVMIHRALFGSIERFFAVMLEHYAGAFPAWLAPVQAVGIPVGDAHVEYLEKFAADAKKQGLRVEVDPSSDRMQKKIRNAQKQKVPFMVIVGDDDMNAGTVSFRYRDGSQKNGIPRDEAIAEIVDVVERRAQV; via the coding sequence GTGTCAGACGTCCGTGTGGTCATCCAACGCGATTCCGAGCGGGAAGAACGCGTGGTGACGACGGGCACCACGGCCGCCGAGCTCTTCGCCGGCGAGCGCTCGGTCATCGCCGCGCGGGTGGCCGGTGAGCTCAAGGACCTCGCCCACGAGGTCGAGGACGGCGACACCGTCGAAGCCGTCGAGATCTCGTCCCCGGACGGCCTCGGCATCCTGCGCCACTCCACCGCGCACGTCATGGCCCAGGCCGTGCAGGAGCTGTTCCCCGAGGCCAAACTGGGCATCGGTCCGCCGGTCAAGGACGGCTTCTACTACGACTTCGACGTCGAGAAGCCGTTCACGCCCGAGGACCTCAAGGCCGTCGAGAAGCGCATGCAGGAGATCCAGAAGCGCGGCCAGCGCTTCTCGCGCCGCGTGGTGACCGACGACGCCGCCCGCGAGGAACTCGCCGACGAGCCGTACAAGCTCGAACTGATCGGCCTCAAGGGCTCCGCGTCGCACGACGACGGCGCGGACGTCGAGGTGGGCGCCGGCGAGCTGACGATCTACGACAACCTCGACGCCAAGACGGGCGAGCTGTGCTGGCGGGATCTCTGCCGCGGTCCGCATCTGCCGACCACCCGGAACATCCCGGCGTTCAAGCTGATGCGCAACGCCGCCGCCTACTGGCGCGGCAGCGAGAAGAACCCGATGCTCCAGCGCATCTACGGCACCGCCTGGCCGTCCAAGGACGAGCTGAAGGCGCACCTGGAGTTCCTCGCCGAGGCCGAGAAGCGCGACCACCGCAAGCTCGGCAGCGAGCTCGACCTGTTCTCGATCCCGGAGCAGATCGGCTCCGGCCTCGCCGTCTTCCACCCCAAGGGCGGCATCATCCGCCGGGTCATGGAGGACTACTCGCGGCGCAAGCACGAGGAGGCCGGTTACGAGTTCGTCTACACCCCGCACGCGACGAAGGGGAAGCTCTTCGAGACCTCGGGCCACCTGGACTGGTACGCCGACGGCATGTACCCGCCCATGCAGCTCGACGAGGGCGTGGACTACTACCTCAAGCCCATGAACTGCCCGATGCACAACCTGATCTTCGACGCGCGCGGCCGCTCCTACCGTGAACTGCCGCTGCGGCTCTTCGAGTTCGGGACCGTGTACCGCTACGAGAAGTCGGGCGTCGTGCATGGCCTGACTCGCGCCCGCGGCTTCACCCAGGACGACGCGCACATCTACTGCACCCGCGAGCAGATGGCGGACGAGCTCGACAAGACCCTCACCTTCGTCCTGAACCTGCTGCGCGACTACGGCCTGACCGACTTCTACCTGGAGCTGTCCACCAAGGACGAGACGAAGTTCGTCGGCACGGACGAGGCGTGGGAGGAGGCCACCGAGACGCTGCGCCAGGTCGCCGAGAAGCAGGGGCTGCCGCTGGTCCCGGACCCGGGCGGTGCCGCCTTCTACGGCCCGAAGATCTCCGTCCAGACCCGCGACGCGATCGGCCGCACCTGGCAGATGTCGACCATCCAGCTCGACTTCAACCTGCCGGAGCGCTTCGACCTGGAGTACACCGCCGCGGACGGCTCCAAGACCCGCCCGGTCATGATCCACCGCGCGCTGTTCGGCTCCATCGAGCGGTTCTTCGCGGTGATGCTGGAGCACTACGCGGGTGCCTTCCCGGCGTGGCTGGCGCCGGTGCAGGCGGTGGGCATCCCGGTGGGCGACGCCCACGTGGAGTACCTGGAGAAGTTCGCTGCCGACGCGAAGAAGCAGGGCCTGCGGGTCGAGGTGGACCCCTCCTCGGACCGCATGCAGAAGAAGATCCGGAACGCCCAGAAGCAGAAGGTGCCGTTCATGGTGATCGTCGGCGACGACGACATGAACGCGGGCACGGTGTCGTTCCGCTATCGCGACGGGTCGCAGAAGAACGGCATTCCCCGTGACGAAGCGATCGCCGAGATCGTTGACGTGGTGGAGCGCCGGGCTCAGGTCTGA
- a CDS encoding SRPBCC family protein gives MDRNHYRFRSLWSLPAPAEPVYRALERIEDYPRWWPQVCEATRLDAAGGVVRIRSVLPFDLTATLRETRRDPLAGVLETRLSGDLDGWARWTVTPAGPGTALARYDQEVDVRKPLLRRLAVPGRPLFHANHALMMRSGRRGLAAHLQAV, from the coding sequence ATGGACCGGAACCATTACCGCTTCCGCAGTCTGTGGAGCCTGCCCGCGCCCGCCGAGCCGGTGTACCGCGCCCTGGAACGCATCGAGGACTATCCCCGCTGGTGGCCGCAGGTGTGTGAGGCGACCCGGCTCGACGCCGCCGGCGGGGTCGTCCGGATCCGCTCCGTCCTGCCCTTCGACCTGACGGCGACCCTGCGGGAGACACGGCGCGACCCCTTGGCCGGAGTCCTCGAGACGCGCTTGTCCGGGGACCTCGACGGCTGGGCCCGCTGGACCGTCACCCCCGCCGGCCCCGGCACCGCACTCGCCCGCTACGACCAGGAGGTCGACGTCCGCAAACCTCTGCTGCGCCGCCTCGCTGTGCCGGGCCGCCCCCTCTTCCACGCGAACCACGCCCTGATGATGCGCTCCGGGCGGCGCGGGCTGGCCGCGCACCTCCAAGCGGTTTGA
- a CDS encoding exo-rhamnogalacturonan lyase family protein, whose translation MSPIPRRSLLKAAAVAGAAAQFSWALGSRDATAAPRAENAGDDPVILDWLEDGGLGAAPGSTVGVPWPKGVHRDDQTFALADADGRAVPVQSWPLAHWPDGSLKWTAHAVSSGTGKLTLTAGTPAAPQKKVTVDKRGGTIDISTGVITAKIAKSGATLVKSVTRGSTEIARNGRLVLLRQPEFEDGDQSTVRTERFDGTIDEVTVEQAGPVRAVVRVDGTHRKGRRSWLPFSIRLYFYAGADSFRMVHTITYDGQQEPGKASGDFIRGIGVRFTVPLRDESYDRHIRIGGDGTGLLREAVKGITGLRRDPGAAVQAAQFAGEKLPDPATWDQRVTTRLQYIPEWGDYTLSQLSADGFALRKRTKKGYGWIGAGGGRRASGFGYVGGAGGGLSFGLRDFWEKHPAQLDIRDAHTDAAEITLWLWSPEAQPMDLRFYHDGMGQDTFPEQLEGLNITYEDYEPEFGTPYGIARTSELLFWANESTPSAEELARQVEAVRVLPQLAAPPKQLIGAKVFGPGLFSAPDRSTPAKAKIEDHLDFLLTYYKDQVEMRRWYGFWDYGDIMHTYDTARHQWRYDVGGYAWDNSELSPDLWLWYAYLRSGRADIFRFAEAMTRHTGEVDVYHLGEWAGLGTRHGVQHWADSAKQQRIANTTYRRYYYFLTADERVGDLMHANVDSDETFLALDPLRKIRTEPYTPDRHALSIGFGTDWSGLVSAWLTEWERRGPKWEKAKARVLSTMETIAAQPNGFVQGSGLYDLDTGKFAIAEEPVVGVSHLSAVFGLNELCAELIDLVDMPAFEEAYYDYCRYFNASKTEQAARYGSNFGSLILFQGHSRLDAYAAVQTGDDELADRAWDKFYNSDGYKESAPWQTEKVTGPTALVAGSEATWVSTNDTALYGLAAIENLALLGHRMP comes from the coding sequence ATGTCCCCCATCCCTCGCAGGTCCCTCCTGAAGGCGGCCGCCGTCGCAGGCGCCGCCGCCCAGTTCAGCTGGGCCCTCGGCAGCCGCGACGCCACCGCCGCACCGAGAGCCGAGAACGCCGGCGACGACCCCGTGATCCTGGACTGGCTCGAGGACGGTGGCCTCGGCGCGGCACCCGGATCCACCGTCGGCGTGCCCTGGCCCAAGGGCGTCCACCGCGACGACCAGACCTTCGCGCTGGCCGACGCCGACGGCAGAGCCGTACCCGTACAGTCCTGGCCGCTCGCCCACTGGCCGGACGGCTCCCTCAAGTGGACCGCGCACGCGGTGAGTTCCGGTACCGGCAAGCTCACCCTGACCGCCGGCACCCCCGCCGCGCCGCAGAAGAAGGTCACCGTCGACAAGCGCGGCGGCACCATCGACATCTCGACCGGCGTCATCACCGCGAAGATCGCCAAGTCCGGCGCCACTCTCGTCAAGTCCGTCACCCGCGGCTCGACCGAGATCGCCAGGAACGGCCGCCTCGTCCTGCTGCGCCAGCCCGAGTTCGAGGACGGCGACCAGAGCACGGTCAGGACCGAGCGCTTCGACGGCACCATCGACGAGGTCACCGTCGAACAGGCGGGGCCGGTCCGGGCCGTCGTCCGCGTCGACGGCACGCACCGCAAGGGCCGCCGGAGCTGGCTGCCCTTCTCCATCCGCCTCTACTTCTACGCGGGCGCCGACTCCTTCCGCATGGTGCACACCATCACCTACGACGGACAGCAGGAACCCGGCAAGGCGAGCGGCGACTTCATCCGCGGCATCGGCGTCCGCTTCACCGTCCCCCTGCGCGACGAGTCCTACGACCGGCACATCCGCATCGGAGGCGACGGCACCGGACTGCTGCGCGAGGCCGTCAAGGGCATCACCGGACTGCGCCGCGACCCGGGCGCCGCCGTGCAGGCCGCCCAGTTCGCGGGCGAGAAGCTGCCCGACCCCGCCACCTGGGACCAACGGGTCACCACCCGCCTGCAGTACATCCCCGAATGGGGCGACTACACCCTCTCCCAGCTCTCCGCCGACGGCTTCGCCCTGCGCAAGCGCACCAAGAAGGGCTACGGCTGGATCGGCGCCGGCGGCGGACGACGCGCCTCCGGCTTCGGCTACGTCGGCGGCGCCGGCGGCGGACTCTCCTTCGGCCTGCGCGACTTCTGGGAGAAGCACCCCGCCCAGCTCGACATCCGCGACGCCCACACCGACGCGGCCGAGATCACCCTCTGGCTCTGGTCGCCCGAGGCGCAGCCCATGGACCTGCGCTTCTACCACGACGGCATGGGCCAGGACACCTTCCCCGAACAGCTCGAAGGCCTCAACATCACCTACGAGGACTACGAGCCCGAGTTCGGCACCCCCTACGGCATCGCCCGTACCTCCGAACTCCTCTTCTGGGCCAACGAGTCGACCCCGAGCGCCGAGGAACTCGCCCGACAGGTCGAGGCCGTCCGCGTCCTCCCGCAACTCGCCGCACCGCCGAAGCAACTCATCGGCGCCAAGGTGTTCGGCCCCGGCCTGTTCTCCGCACCCGACCGCTCCACCCCGGCCAAGGCGAAGATCGAGGACCACCTCGACTTCCTCCTCACCTACTACAAGGACCAGGTGGAGATGCGCCGTTGGTACGGCTTCTGGGACTACGGCGACATCATGCACACCTACGACACCGCCCGCCACCAGTGGCGCTACGACGTCGGCGGCTATGCCTGGGACAACTCCGAACTCTCGCCCGACCTCTGGCTCTGGTACGCCTACCTGCGCTCCGGCCGCGCCGACATCTTCCGCTTCGCCGAGGCGATGACCCGGCACACCGGCGAGGTCGACGTCTACCACCTGGGCGAGTGGGCCGGCCTCGGCACCCGGCACGGCGTCCAGCACTGGGCCGACAGCGCCAAGCAGCAGCGCATCGCCAACACCACCTACCGGCGCTACTACTACTTCCTCACCGCCGACGAACGCGTCGGCGACCTCATGCACGCCAACGTGGACTCCGACGAGACCTTCCTCGCCCTGGACCCCCTGCGCAAGATCCGCACCGAGCCGTACACCCCCGACCGGCACGCCCTGTCCATCGGCTTCGGCACCGACTGGAGCGGCCTGGTCTCGGCCTGGCTCACCGAATGGGAACGCCGGGGCCCGAAGTGGGAGAAGGCGAAGGCACGCGTCCTGTCCACCATGGAGACCATCGCCGCCCAGCCCAACGGATTCGTGCAGGGCAGCGGACTGTACGACCTGGACACCGGGAAGTTCGCGATCGCCGAGGAACCCGTGGTCGGCGTCTCCCATCTGTCGGCCGTCTTCGGCCTGAACGAACTGTGCGCCGAACTCATCGACCTGGTCGACATGCCGGCCTTCGAGGAGGCGTACTACGACTACTGCCGTTACTTCAACGCGAGCAAGACGGAACAGGCGGCACGCTACGGATCGAACTTCGGCAGCCTGATCCTCTTCCAGGGCCACTCCCGCCTGGACGCCTACGCCGCCGTGCAGACCGGCGACGACGAACTCGCCGACCGGGCCTGGGACAAGTTCTACAACTCCGACGGGTACAAGGAATCCGCCCCCTGGCAGACCGAGAAGGTGACCGGGCCGACCGCCCTGGTCGCCGGCAGTGAGGCCACCTGGGTGTCCACCAACGACACCGCGCTCTACGGCCTCGCCGCCATCGAGAACCTCGCCCTGCTGGGACACCGGATGCCCTGA
- a CDS encoding carbohydrate ABC transporter permease, with translation MSSPGLSTSPGQGTPPPAADVMPARSTRAGALRRGLPGSLAWHIGSLAILAVILYPVIWVIGGSFKNSEDVVGSLDLFPADPITANYTSLADGIADIQISTFFVNSLFLAVGSVIGIVVSCSLTAYAFAKIRFAGRNLLFTLMIGTLLLPYHVLLIPQYVLFRNMDMINTYTPLLLGKYLATEAFFVFLMVQFMRNLPRELDEAARLDGCGHLRIYWSIVLPLCRPALITSAIFTFINAWNDFMGPLIYLNEPSKYTVSLGLKMFVDQEGVANYGGMIAMSLVALLPVLAFFLAFQRYLIDGMATSGLKG, from the coding sequence ATGAGCTCCCCCGGTCTCTCGACTTCGCCCGGTCAGGGGACGCCCCCACCGGCCGCCGACGTCATGCCGGCCCGGTCCACCAGGGCGGGGGCCCTGCGGCGCGGCCTGCCCGGCTCGCTCGCCTGGCACATCGGGTCACTGGCGATCCTCGCGGTGATCCTCTACCCGGTGATCTGGGTCATCGGCGGGTCCTTCAAGAACAGCGAGGACGTCGTCGGAAGCCTAGACCTCTTCCCGGCCGACCCGATCACCGCCAACTACACGAGCCTCGCCGACGGCATCGCGGACATCCAGATCTCCACGTTCTTCGTCAACTCGCTCTTTCTCGCGGTCGGTTCGGTGATCGGGATCGTGGTGTCCTGCTCGCTGACCGCCTACGCCTTCGCGAAGATCAGGTTCGCCGGCCGCAATCTGCTCTTCACCCTGATGATCGGCACCCTGCTGCTGCCGTACCACGTCCTGCTCATCCCGCAGTACGTGCTCTTCCGCAACATGGACATGATCAACACCTACACCCCGCTCCTGCTGGGGAAGTACCTGGCCACGGAGGCGTTCTTCGTCTTTCTGATGGTGCAGTTCATGCGCAACCTGCCCAGGGAACTCGACGAGGCGGCACGCCTCGACGGCTGCGGGCACCTGCGCATCTACTGGTCGATCGTGCTCCCGCTCTGCCGGCCGGCCCTGATCACCAGCGCCATCTTCACCTTCATCAACGCCTGGAACGACTTCATGGGCCCGCTGATCTACCTCAACGAGCCCAGCAAGTACACCGTTTCGCTCGGTCTGAAGATGTTCGTCGACCAGGAAGGGGTCGCGAACTACGGCGGCATGATCGCCATGTCCCTGGTCGCGCTCCTGCCGGTGCTGGCCTTCTTCCTGGCCTTCCAGCGCTACCTCATCGACGGCATGGCCACGTCCGGCCTGAAGGGCTGA
- a CDS encoding carbohydrate ABC transporter permease, which produces MGSTVTHAPATEDLIRGSEPRHGPVKSPRPAALKRRGRRENLAGYLFMSPWIAGFLLLTAGPMAASLYFAFTDYNLFDAPRWIGLDNFSEMFADPRWRHSVQVTLWYVVVGTPIKLIAALGVALLLAQKRRGQAFYRAAFYAPSLIGASVSVAIVWKAIFSDDAIVDRTQKIFGVDAGGWTGDPDLIIYSLVALTVWQFGAPMVIFLAGLKQVPRELYEAADVDGAGRLRQFWNITLPMISPVLFFNVLLETIHSFQIFSSAYIVGGGAGGNACGPADGTMVYTCYLYVQGFENSRMGLASAMAWMLLVGVALVTAVLFWSQKHWVHYEEGGR; this is translated from the coding sequence ATGGGAAGCACCGTGACACACGCCCCTGCGACGGAGGACCTCATCCGGGGCTCCGAGCCGCGGCACGGTCCGGTGAAGTCCCCGCGCCCCGCCGCCCTCAAGCGGCGGGGCCGCCGGGAGAACCTGGCCGGCTACCTCTTCATGTCCCCCTGGATCGCAGGGTTCCTGCTGCTGACGGCGGGCCCGATGGCCGCCTCGCTCTACTTCGCGTTCACCGACTACAACCTGTTCGACGCTCCCCGGTGGATCGGCCTGGACAACTTCTCCGAGATGTTCGCCGACCCGCGCTGGCGTCACTCGGTGCAGGTCACGCTCTGGTACGTCGTCGTCGGTACGCCGATCAAACTGATCGCGGCGCTCGGGGTGGCGCTGCTGCTGGCCCAGAAGCGGCGCGGTCAGGCCTTCTACCGGGCCGCCTTCTACGCGCCGTCGCTGATCGGGGCGAGCGTCTCCGTCGCCATCGTGTGGAAGGCGATCTTCTCCGACGACGCGATCGTCGACCGTACGCAGAAGATCTTCGGCGTGGATGCCGGCGGCTGGACCGGAGACCCCGACCTGATCATCTACAGCCTGGTGGCACTCACCGTCTGGCAGTTCGGCGCCCCCATGGTCATCTTCCTGGCCGGTCTGAAGCAGGTGCCGCGTGAGCTGTACGAGGCGGCGGACGTCGACGGAGCGGGCCGGCTCCGGCAGTTCTGGAACATCACCCTGCCGATGATCTCCCCGGTCCTCTTCTTCAACGTGCTGCTGGAGACCATCCATTCCTTCCAGATCTTCAGCTCGGCCTACATCGTCGGCGGCGGCGCCGGGGGCAACGCCTGCGGTCCCGCGGACGGAACCATGGTCTATACCTGTTATCTGTACGTCCAGGGCTTCGAGAACAGCCGCATGGGCCTGGCCTCCGCGATGGCGTGGATGCTGCTGGTCGGGGTCGCCCTGGTCACCGCGGTGCTCTTCTGGTCCCAGAAGCACTGGGTGCACTACGAGGAGGGCGGCCGATGA
- a CDS encoding ABC transporter substrate-binding protein: MQQGGNARRQAGRRTVLKAAGASLAVAGLGATATACGGGSGAGDGAVTLRYSWWGAEDRAERINKTIALFEKKYPKIKIKTDFQPYPDFWKKFNTQASGGNPPDVFQNAIGFLRKYDAKNVLLDLGGQVKAGTLSMDGFRAGLEKFGEVDGKLLGVPVGSNSLALVIDKPVYTRAGVKPEQGWTWDDFDEAMAKIRDRSGRAGDSGMYGVMYLYDLYLRQNGKAFFTEDGLGFTEADLNRWWTKAEKGVRTGLFADPKKVAQIKPKSALSAELAGSEFTWDNFTVRYTSEGKSEYGLAPIPTTDGKKTGQYLGSLMLSASKRTQHPKEVAQFIDFMVHDPEVAKIMGYDRGVPTTQVQFDAYRPTDPVNKAIAAYEESLVESGVLEPITPHPNGADICEAAFLRIAEELGLGKRSVADAVKQFFAESKTALAG, translated from the coding sequence ATGCAGCAGGGCGGGAATGCGCGGAGGCAGGCCGGGAGGCGGACGGTCCTCAAGGCGGCGGGAGCCTCGCTGGCCGTCGCGGGGCTGGGCGCCACGGCCACCGCGTGCGGCGGCGGAAGCGGAGCGGGCGACGGGGCGGTGACACTCCGTTACTCCTGGTGGGGTGCCGAGGACCGGGCCGAGCGCATCAACAAGACCATCGCGCTCTTCGAGAAGAAGTACCCGAAGATCAAGATCAAGACCGATTTCCAGCCGTACCCCGACTTCTGGAAGAAGTTCAACACGCAGGCTTCCGGGGGGAATCCGCCGGACGTTTTCCAGAATGCCATCGGATTCCTGCGCAAATACGATGCGAAGAATGTGCTGCTCGATCTCGGTGGGCAGGTGAAGGCGGGCACCCTCTCCATGGACGGGTTCCGGGCGGGCCTGGAGAAGTTCGGCGAGGTCGACGGCAAACTCCTCGGTGTGCCCGTGGGGTCGAACTCGCTGGCCCTGGTCATCGACAAGCCCGTCTACACCCGGGCCGGGGTCAAGCCCGAACAGGGCTGGACCTGGGACGACTTCGACGAGGCGATGGCGAAGATCCGTGACAGGTCGGGCCGGGCCGGGGACAGTGGCATGTACGGCGTCATGTACCTCTACGACCTGTATCTGCGGCAGAACGGCAAGGCGTTCTTCACCGAGGACGGACTGGGCTTCACCGAAGCGGATCTGAACCGGTGGTGGACCAAGGCCGAGAAGGGTGTCAGGACCGGCCTGTTCGCCGACCCGAAGAAGGTCGCCCAGATCAAACCCAAGTCGGCGCTCTCCGCCGAACTCGCCGGATCCGAGTTCACCTGGGACAACTTCACCGTCCGCTACACCTCCGAGGGCAAGAGCGAGTACGGCCTCGCGCCGATCCCGACCACGGACGGCAAGAAGACCGGCCAGTACCTCGGCTCCCTGATGCTCAGCGCGTCCAAGCGCACCCAGCACCCCAAGGAGGTAGCCCAGTTCATCGACTTCATGGTGCACGATCCCGAGGTCGCCAAGATCATGGGATACGACCGCGGTGTGCCCACGACGCAGGTCCAGTTCGACGCGTACCGGCCGACCGATCCGGTCAACAAGGCGATCGCCGCCTACGAGGAGTCCCTCGTCGAGTCGGGCGTCCTGGAGCCCATCACGCCGCACCCGAACGGCGCCGACATCTGCGAGGCGGCGTTCCTGCGCATCGCGGAGGAACTGGGCCTGGGCAAGCGCTCCGTGGCGGACGCCGTCAAGCAGTTCTTCGCCGAGTCGAAGACGGCTCTCGCCGGCTGA
- a CDS encoding TIGR02611 family protein: MNTGSDTPGEAAMTADRAGMDRADQASDERALGSRAPAFVRARRALHLSWQVGVFVVGLAVVAAGAAMLVLPGPGWVVIFGGMAIWATEFVWAQLVLRWTKRKVTEAAQRALDPRVRRRNIILTAVALVIGTALAGIYLWKFGLVMPWKIENQ; the protein is encoded by the coding sequence ATGAATACGGGGAGTGACACACCCGGCGAGGCGGCCATGACGGCGGATCGAGCGGGGATGGACAGGGCTGACCAGGCATCGGACGAACGGGCGCTGGGCTCCAGGGCGCCGGCCTTCGTCAGAGCGCGCCGCGCCCTGCACCTGAGCTGGCAGGTGGGCGTCTTCGTCGTGGGGCTCGCGGTCGTGGCGGCCGGCGCCGCCATGCTGGTGCTGCCCGGACCGGGCTGGGTGGTGATCTTCGGTGGCATGGCGATCTGGGCGACCGAGTTCGTCTGGGCCCAGCTGGTGCTCCGGTGGACCAAGCGCAAGGTCACCGAGGCGGCGCAGCGCGCGCTCGATCCCCGGGTGCGGCGCCGGAACATCATCCTGACCGCCGTCGCCCTCGTGATCGGGACCGCGCTGGCCGGGATCTATCTGTGGAAGTTCGGTCTCGTGATGCCCTGGAAGATCGAGAACCAGTGA
- a CDS encoding SsgA family sporulation/cell division regulator, with translation MNTTVSCELHLRLVVSSESSLPVPAGLRYDTADPYAVHATFHTGAEETVEWVFARDLLAEGLHRPTGTGDVRVWPSRSHGQGVVCIALSSPEGEALLEAPARALESFLKRTDAAVPPGTEHRHFDLDQELSHILAES, from the coding sequence ATGAACACCACGGTCAGCTGCGAGCTGCACCTGCGCCTCGTTGTGTCGAGCGAGTCCTCCCTGCCTGTCCCCGCAGGACTGCGGTACGACACGGCCGACCCCTACGCCGTGCACGCCACCTTCCACACCGGAGCCGAGGAGACCGTCGAGTGGGTGTTCGCCCGCGACCTCCTCGCCGAGGGGCTTCACCGCCCCACCGGCACCGGCGACGTCCGCGTCTGGCCGTCGCGCAGCCATGGTCAGGGCGTCGTCTGCATCGCCCTGAGCTCTCCGGAGGGAGAGGCTCTGCTCGAGGCCCCGGCACGGGCTCTGGAGTCCTTCCTGAAGCGTACGGACGCCGCTGTGCCTCCCGGCACGGAACACCGGCACTTCGATCTCGATCAGGAGCTCTCGCACATTCTGGCGGAAAGCTAG
- a CDS encoding CGNR zinc finger domain-containing protein: protein MLITHDTRCALDTVVDLVNSAPEDGSAPDGLPDVPALEAFVRSHQVSEVGVLTEFDLSAVRRIRGRFASVFAAPDAHSAAKLINELIAAAGTTPRLTNHDGYDWHVHYFAPGASVTDHLAADCGMALAFFVVAGEQERLRRCEAPDCRHAFVDLSRNRSRRYCDSRTCGNRLHVAAYRARRKEAAG from the coding sequence GTGCTGATCACCCACGACACCCGGTGCGCGCTGGACACCGTGGTGGATCTGGTGAACTCCGCGCCGGAGGACGGCTCGGCACCGGACGGGCTGCCGGACGTCCCGGCTCTCGAGGCCTTCGTGCGCAGCCACCAGGTCAGCGAGGTCGGGGTTCTCACGGAGTTCGACCTGTCGGCGGTGCGCAGGATCCGCGGACGGTTCGCGTCGGTCTTCGCCGCTCCCGACGCCCACAGTGCCGCCAAACTGATCAACGAGCTGATCGCGGCCGCGGGCACCACCCCCCGGCTCACCAACCACGACGGCTACGACTGGCACGTGCACTACTTCGCCCCCGGCGCCTCGGTCACCGATCACCTGGCGGCGGACTGCGGGATGGCACTGGCGTTCTTCGTGGTCGCCGGCGAGCAGGAGCGGCTGCGGCGCTGCGAGGCCCCGGACTGCCGGCACGCCTTCGTCGATCTCTCCCGCAACCGCTCACGCCGCTACTGCGACAGCCGCACCTGCGGCAACCGCTTGCACGTCGCCGCGTACCGCGCACGCCGCAAGGAGGCGGCGGGCTGA
- a CDS encoding DsbA family protein, with the protein MSDSSPGRAAPVLDVWCELQCPDCRDALDDLRALRARYGDRLELRLRHFPLEKHKHAFAAAQACEEAAEQGQGWAYTEAVLGRVEELSRAGESFLVEVARELGLDAEEFDTALIDGRHILIVDADHAEGKAIGVTGTPTYVIGGERLDGGKSQEGLRERVEEIADRLLAEQDG; encoded by the coding sequence ATGAGTGACTCCTCCCCCGGCCGTGCCGCCCCCGTACTCGACGTGTGGTGCGAGCTGCAGTGCCCGGACTGCCGTGACGCCCTCGACGATCTCCGTGCCCTGCGCGCCCGGTACGGCGACCGTCTGGAGCTGCGGCTGCGGCACTTCCCGCTGGAGAAGCACAAGCACGCCTTCGCCGCCGCCCAGGCCTGCGAGGAGGCGGCCGAGCAGGGGCAGGGCTGGGCCTACACCGAGGCCGTGCTGGGACGGGTCGAGGAACTGAGCCGTGCGGGAGAGTCCTTCCTGGTCGAGGTCGCCCGGGAACTCGGGCTGGACGCCGAGGAGTTCGACACCGCGCTGATCGACGGCCGGCACATCCTGATCGTGGACGCCGACCATGCCGAGGGCAAGGCGATCGGGGTGACCGGCACCCCGACCTATGTCATCGGCGGCGAGCGTCTCGACGGCGGCAAGAGCCAGGAGGGTCTGCGTGAACGCGTCGAGGAGATCGCGGACCGGCTCCTCGCCGAGCAGGACGGCTGA